A region from the Salicibibacter cibarius genome encodes:
- the queC gene encoding 7-cyano-7-deazaguanine synthase QueC → MNKESAVVVFSGGQDSTTCLFWALERFEKVYAVTFAYGQRHDDEIEVAKEIAADVGVEHEVLDMDLLNQLAPNALTRGDIEVNEGEDGEVPNTFVPGRNLLFFSFAAIFGEQRGAKHIVTGVCETDYSGYPDCRDGFVKSLNVTLNLAIDETFVLHTPLMWLDKAETWKLADDLGRLNYIREYTLTCYHGIRGNGCGECPACKLRRRGLETYLNSKDRDV, encoded by the coding sequence GTGAACAAAGAGAGCGCTGTTGTCGTGTTCAGCGGCGGACAAGACAGTACGACTTGTTTATTTTGGGCGTTGGAACGCTTTGAGAAAGTATACGCGGTGACATTTGCTTATGGACAGCGGCATGATGATGAAATCGAAGTCGCCAAAGAGATCGCTGCTGATGTCGGGGTTGAGCATGAGGTGCTTGACATGGACTTGCTGAACCAACTGGCACCTAACGCACTCACCCGCGGGGACATTGAAGTGAACGAGGGTGAAGACGGAGAGGTGCCGAACACATTTGTCCCGGGACGTAATTTGTTGTTTTTTTCTTTTGCGGCAATCTTTGGGGAGCAGCGCGGTGCCAAGCATATTGTAACCGGTGTGTGCGAGACGGATTACAGCGGCTATCCGGACTGTCGGGACGGATTTGTGAAGTCTTTGAATGTGACGCTGAATTTGGCGATAGACGAGACTTTTGTATTGCATACCCCTCTGATGTGGCTGGATAAAGCAGAAACGTGGAAGTTGGCTGATGATCTGGGGCGGTTAAACTATATTCGTGAATACACGCTTACGTGTTATCATGGCATTCGCGGCAACGGTTGCGGTGAGTGCCCAGCGTGCAAATTACGTAGACGAGGGCTTGAAACGTATTTGAACAGCAAGGACAGGGATGTGTAA
- a CDS encoding 6-pyruvoyl trahydropterin synthase family protein, which yields MLQQFYPQVFHDFRYELNKDMQIAAAHFIDHDDAGLCRETHGHTYFINLTIAGDTLNDSGFLVNFKALKEEIHGIYDHSLLNDHPEFVEGLPTTEVVARVFWEKVDARLAKQGNRPYCLQVLVRETPTSYALYRPKRDEHQ from the coding sequence ATGCTACAACAGTTTTACCCGCAAGTCTTTCATGATTTTCGGTACGAATTGAATAAAGACATGCAAATCGCTGCCGCCCATTTTATTGATCACGATGATGCAGGGCTTTGCAGGGAGACGCATGGCCATACGTATTTTATTAATCTAACGATCGCGGGGGACACGCTTAACGATTCGGGATTTCTCGTGAATTTTAAAGCTTTGAAAGAGGAGATTCACGGGATTTATGATCATTCGCTTTTAAATGACCATCCCGAGTTTGTAGAAGGGCTGCCAACGACAGAAGTGGTTGCCCGCGTGTTTTGGGAGAAGGTTGATGCACGCTTGGCAAAACAAGGTAACCGACCGTATTGCCTGCAAGTGCTTGTACGTGAAACGCCTACAAGTTACGCGCTGTATCGTCCGAAGCGAGATGAGCATCAATGA
- the queE gene encoding 7-carboxy-7-deazaguanine synthase QueE, giving the protein MSGKIPVLEIFGPTIQGEGMVAGQKTMFVRTGGCDYRCAWCDSAFTWDGSQKATPMTADEIMAQLEQVGGDRFSHVTISGGNPALHAGIAELVERFREKGIESAVETQGSFWQDWLLEVDDVTISPKPPSSAMKTDWARLDTFMTRLSDRQAGNHNLKIVIFDEEDLAYAKHVHGRYPDVPFYLQVGNDDLDNQNPARLRDHLLEKYEWLVDRVMEDPAFNRVRVLPQIHALLWGNKQGV; this is encoded by the coding sequence ATGAGTGGAAAAATCCCTGTTTTAGAAATATTTGGCCCTACGATTCAAGGGGAAGGAATGGTGGCTGGCCAGAAAACGATGTTCGTTCGCACCGGCGGCTGTGATTACCGGTGTGCATGGTGTGATTCTGCCTTTACGTGGGATGGAAGTCAGAAAGCAACACCGATGACCGCGGATGAAATCATGGCACAACTTGAGCAGGTTGGCGGAGACCGTTTTTCGCATGTGACGATTTCCGGCGGAAATCCGGCGCTTCATGCCGGCATTGCTGAGTTAGTTGAACGTTTTCGGGAAAAGGGTATCGAGTCAGCCGTGGAGACGCAAGGTTCATTTTGGCAGGATTGGTTGTTGGAAGTCGATGATGTGACGATTTCCCCGAAACCGCCAAGTTCGGCCATGAAAACGGATTGGGCACGGCTGGACACATTCATGACGCGATTATCCGATCGCCAGGCCGGGAATCATAATTTGAAAATCGTAATTTTTGATGAAGAAGATTTAGCTTATGCCAAGCATGTACACGGACGTTATCCGGACGTGCCTTTTTATTTGCAAGTCGGGAATGATGATTTGGACAATCAAAACCCCGCCCGACTCAGGGATCATCTCTTGGAAAAGTATGAATGGCTCGTCGACCGGGTGATGGAGGATCCCGCATTCAATCGTGTGCGTGTGTTGCCGCAAATTCACGCGTTGCTGTGGGGAAACAAACAAGGCGTTTAA
- the queF gene encoding preQ(1) synthase, with product MTEENRPELTHLGNEGTKYNFEYDPGLLETFDNQHPYRDYFVKFNTPEFTTLCPITGQPDFATLYISYIPDEKMVESKALKMYLFSFRNHGDFHEDAMNIIVNDLVEAMAPRYIEVWGKFTPRGGISIDPYVNYGKPGSKYEKMAEQRLLYHDMYPEKITNR from the coding sequence ATGACCGAAGAAAACCGTCCCGAGTTGACGCATCTCGGAAATGAAGGAACGAAATATAACTTCGAATACGACCCCGGACTGCTTGAAACGTTTGATAATCAACATCCTTACCGGGATTATTTTGTTAAATTCAACACCCCGGAATTTACAACGCTGTGCCCGATCACGGGTCAACCGGATTTCGCCACGCTTTATATTAGCTATATCCCCGATGAGAAAATGGTGGAAAGCAAAGCTTTGAAAATGTATCTGTTCAGTTTTCGCAACCACGGGGATTTTCACGAGGACGCGATGAATATTATCGTTAATGATCTAGTTGAGGCGATGGCGCCGAGATATATTGAGGTATGGGGGAAATTTACACCGCGAGGCGGGATCTCGATTGATCCTTACGTCAATTACGGCAAACCCGGAAGCAAATATGAAAAAATGGCAGAGCAACGCTTGCTCTATCATGATATGTACCCGGAGAAAATTACAAATCGGTAG
- a CDS encoding MerR family transcriptional regulator translates to MENQDATFTIGEFGRRAGVTVRTLRFYEEFGLLIPTQQNTSGHRMYGLAELAKLQQIQSLKFIGYSLQEIKRLLEVNEDAFSQLKNSLPLQHQLLTEKRDELDRAIEAG, encoded by the coding sequence ATGGAAAATCAAGATGCTACTTTCACGATTGGGGAGTTTGGACGGCGAGCGGGTGTGACTGTAAGAACCCTGCGATTTTATGAAGAATTCGGCTTGCTTATACCGACACAACAAAACACCTCCGGACACCGAATGTACGGGTTGGCAGAATTGGCGAAACTGCAACAGATTCAGTCTCTGAAATTCATCGGATACTCTTTGCAGGAAATTAAGCGCTTACTTGAAGTCAACGAGGATGCTTTTTCTCAACTGAAAAATTCATTGCCTTTGCAGCATCAACTTCTGACAGAAAAAAGAGATGAATTAGATCGAGCTATAGAAGCTGGTTGA